The following are encoded together in the Daucus carota subsp. sativus chromosome 5, DH1 v3.0, whole genome shotgun sequence genome:
- the LOC108220762 gene encoding HVA22-like protein a, with the protein MGSGAGTFLKVIFKNFDVLAGPVVSLAYPLYASIRAIETKSTVDDQQWLTYWILYSMITLFELTFAKLIEWIPIWSYAKLIVTCWLVIPYFSGAAYVYEQYVRPFYQNRQSVNIWYVPSKKDVFSKPDDILTAAEKYIKENGPEDFKNIIHQSAGDRASSSSSSNYIFTGEDYRY; encoded by the exons ATGGGATCTGGTGCTGGAACCTTCCTCAAAGTTATTTTCAAGAACTTTGATGTTCTTGCTGG GCCTGTGGTCAGTCTTGCTTATCCACT GTATGCATCGATCAGGGCAATTGAGACAAAGTCTACTGTCGACGACCAGCAATGGCTTACCTATTGGATTTTATATTCCATGATTACTCTGTTTGAGCTTACCTTCGCCAAACTCATTGAGTG GATACCTATTTGGTCTTATGCTAAGTTGATTGTGACATGTTGGTTGGTCATACCATACTTCAGTGGTGCTGCATATGTGTATGAGCAATATGTTAGGCCTTTCTATCAGAACCGTCAGTCTGTTAATATCTGGTATGTCCCGAGTAAGAAAGATGTTTTCAGTAAGCCGGATGATATTCTAACAGCCGCAGAGAAATACATAAAAGAAAATGGACCAGAAGATTTTAAGAATATCATTCACCAG AGTGCTGGCGATAGGGCATCAAGTTCCTCGAGTAGCAATTACATCTTCACAGGCGAGGATTACAGATATTGA